The genomic stretch TTTTATTCTCATcattttgaacttgaaaatacTGTAGTGAGGACTCCGAAACGTCGTTCACTTTcatagttaatttttttgtgcttGTGTATTACAGAACCTTTGTTTAttgctattattgttattattattattatcattatcattattattattattattattattattgttattattattattattattattattatcattattattattattattattatagattaGCACAAGCCATTCATATACAGCAAATAAGTCGAAAGTTATGCTAGAATCTAACCAGTGAAGGTTATATTATATCCAGATCAAATAAAATATGCTGTGATTGATTTAGTTTGAGGcagttgaggtttcccaatactCTACTTACCTAAACATTCCTTGTATAAATTCTGCACATTTCAAAGATAATCATGACTAGACTTTTCCTCTTTGGTTATGGTGGATGTTGTCTTGCAGTTGCTACCAATGCCTTTTGAATAAAGTGCTTAAATATGCAggttaaaaaaaagttaaacaaatttcACATGattgataaaaattaatgtttcccGAAGAGCCTAGCAAGTATTGGTACTTAAGTTAAGCAGCTATAGAAATTGAAGACCTGGGCCCTCTTGTTCAAAGCCCATTAaaactaatcctggattactggAAACATAAAGTGCAGTTCATTTTCTGATCAAAAACGTTTTCACAAGATTGTTAGTCTTCAATTTTGACTAAGATGTTTGCTTTCTTTCAGTgaagaatagaccattttacagttatgtgTTCAGTCACCAGACATTTGAATtaaggcaaggctggagttgacctttcTTTGATACAAACTTcgttgcttttcttatgtaaatcatgttgttgtaatgctaataatatgcatgaaaaaattactcgattctgattggctaagagcagtgcagttcaggtgttacaccagtgcaaaaaagtgttaataccagtgcaaattacacatcaaaattctggattatgataaGCTAAtgaacaatagggtttggtcagaaccaatcaatcttttgttttcaaatcaagtgcGCACCCTTGATTGCCCAATTTATGGTGccatttttccctgattgcgtgatacgttTGCGTTTTTTCTGCTGAACCATCTCAaatttttacatgtatattattaataagtaatcgcatgatttttctcatgcaatttggaataaataagcacttgtaaatgttttcaaagactacaaattgcacttgaatggttgtctttgaaaaaatttcctCATGCTCATTATTCCAAATTGCTTTTGAAATCATGTGATAACCTATACTAACGAGTTTCTATATGTatttacacaagaaaagcagtgaggtttgtatcaaaataaggttaactccagcctcgcttttattcaaaggcctggtaactaagcacagaactgtaaaatggtctattacagGGTAAAGGTTTTTTTGCTTAGAATACATGAAAAAGGTCAAACCTGGGTTTGTATATTGACTTGGTAAAAGAAAAGAGCTCTCATGACCATTAACAGACTTTTGAAGATTTCAAAAGATCGTCAAAGGTCCTGTGAGTTTTTCATGAGGAAATCCCATCAACcagtattgttattattattctcttGCCACTAGTTCAATGTATGTAGCACAGTTACTGTAACATAATTATGTCagtttaatttatttctctacagAATCAACCTCTTCCTTGGAAGCTCAAAGAAGACACACTATTTGCCTCAACAAGAACTTTTGACTTTCACAAATTTGCTGAAAACTTTAGAACGAATCCTACATCACAACAATGGAACACTAAAAATTCAAATGGACTTGCAGGGGATGTTGTGTTATCAAAATCTCCTGATCCTCTCTCGCATAGTACTGATTCTGACAGTGAGAATGAAGATGAAATTTTTCTTGTATTCAGAGGAAAACCAAACAGTCGGGTGTCAAGTTTTGATGAGTGCCAGGCTGCGTCAGGTAGGATTCTTAAACAACTAATGTTATACAGTTGTACTTATCAGGTAGTGAGTGGATATTATATCCCAAAAGGAGGTCACAGTATGATGGTCCAGTCCTAGCACCAATCCCTGTAGAACTCTTGATAATATTACTTCCTTTATTGATATGTTTTTAACACCAATTTGCATTGTTTGTTGTCGTCTCAGCCAACGAATAATTTGTTTCCTGCATACACCATAGTGatccaatttttgcaataatattcGGTGATCTACAGTTTCAAAAGCTTTGTTTAAATCAATAAATTTGCCACAGGAATACATCCTTTTTGTCCACGGAAACCATATTGTGAATCACTAAGTATATTCTTTTTctcaagaaattattaattttaagccAATGATACATCATTTTTTTGAAAGATTATGCGGTTAAATACAGAAAGAAGTGGAATGATCAGATGAATCATCATTTTTATGTATAATAAAGTTTCCATATAATGTGCACTCAATGGTTAAAACAGCGTCCTTTACAGATGTACGGCTGAAGCCACTTGTAGGAATTGGAAAATAAGGTTTTCAGAAAGTTTTAACTGAATGCATGCGGAAATTGAgaaattgtttattttaaaacaaataaagaagccttgactgtgacctgttctgttgtaaagcacttaggaagtggacagagcactcaagaagtagggaaaACACTCGACTGCGTCTCGTGTTTCTCCTACACTTCTTTTGTGCTCTATCTGCTTCCTGaatgctttacaacagaacagatcacAGTCGAGGCTtctttaattgttaaatactgGAATTCTTTTAGCAAGCTTCAACTTACCGGTAGTTGGATAAATTCCATGTTCAAAGTGATTTATTTAGAAAGGTTGACTAATTATGTTCttagctaaccctaaccctacagaaagtatcctaaacatttgTAAAAGCTAACGTtaaagcctaaggttagcttttatgaatgtttaggatactttctgtattggtaaatcaatgacctgtgacctgtgcttTGTACCTTccacagattttactctgtctaacgccagacgattttactggtcaactTAACTTggggcatcctagggcgtttgaaatgccaatgggttaataatattattttgtttgcagGACTTGCTGAGCTTTCAAATGGAGAACTTTTTGATCTCAAACAAGAAATGGCAGCCTATGTCAAGGAGTACTCTGATGTTCTGGTAGAAGAATTAACAATGAGAGAGGAACTAGAACGAGAGAAAGaaatcaaaaataaatttatctcTACGTTATTAGCCGTGCAATGTAGAATACGAGACCTAGAGGCTGGCCAGGGGAAAAGCAAAAAGGGATCATCTGCTAATTCAGCAAAGGTAAGAGCATAATTTGGAAGCTGGGTTTCCATGATGGTGATCCCTTCCACTAATTTAGCCTCTGTTCAAATCCTGTTTGAGATAATTCATGGTTTGGTTACAGttatgatttgatttgaattgatttgatttgtataAGGTGTCGGACTGGTAAGGCATCTGTAATGGGTTATAAAATAAAGCATATAAACCAATGATATTGAATCAATATCATTAATGAACATCATTGATATTGAAACTACGAAGCTGAGACTGGTTTCATTAAGGGTTTGAAAAGGAGGGGCTGGGCACATGAAAAGGGATTTCTTAGAACATAAAACggtaaaaacaaacaataaaattaCCAGAGTCATGTTGACAATCGTTATAAAAAGGGTTTAGTGAGAACTATGCTTGATCAAGCACATCGTTTATCTTTGTCTTGGTCACACTTCTCCGATGAATGTGACCGTTTGAAGACAGTATTCTCACGTTTGAAGTACCCCAAACACCTTGTTAACTCTACCATCAAAAGCTTCATTGACTCAAAGGTTTTTGACCAACAGcagctttttttctcaaatttgttCTTTCAGTACTTAACAACTAAGATTCCTTATGATGACTTTGATGGTGGTCCGAGCACAAAAGTACTACTACAACTAATTGAGAGTAAGTACTTTAAAGGGGTTTTTGAGTGTACCGAGATGTTGTTAACTTATTCACCACAATAACGACCCTAACTAACGAGTAAGAGGAAGAGtatgcaggaggtcgtgagttcgactctggctggaccaacactcagggtcttaaaataactgaggggagagtgctgcctttgtaattacatccgcaaaatggttagactttcaagtcttctcgtataaggactataaaccggaGGTGCtatctcacaaatatcttctgtGTCAGacgttccctgtgggacgttaaagaacccacacaccatTAAGAGTatgggatgaagttcccggtgttgtggctgtcctttgtgagtgtggtctctccagcagaagtggccggcttggcagtgatgtctcaaAAAGGCTTGTAGCGtgtgaggccacctaagcaaaaacagccacaagtcaaaaaggacTTTGCCGTGTGCTGGAAGATGTAGATGTAAAATCTTTAAGTCCCACTCTAGGAAGGAAAAGGATTAAAGAACTTGTTCAGACCAGCAATTTCACTGGAGCCGCTTCCGAGCCAGATGCAACTGTGCTACTTCCTTTGGCTATTTGGGTGGAGTGGGCACACTATCCAATTACCTCTTTATCCGCAGCATCTATGGGTTTTTCCAGAAGCAAATGACGTCGAAGCTTGTAACTTgtaactcttttccttggagcAAAGCAAAGATTTTAAAACACCAATTTtttgcccaaatatggacaaaaataagatcgaagctgcacacGCGggaaatgcacgagctacgtttcATCCAAAtaatgaaatttttaaactcagaAAACCCTttctctgaaccagagttaagccccgttcaaacggtcatgatagttgatgatagttgatgatagtttcaactatcattcactTTCATTGACTATCGTGTTTGCGATCAAACGgtccatgatagttcatgatagttgacgAAATCGCGCAATGTGCTGGCGTAGCTAACTGGTACCTAGTCTCCTACCGCGCGCGATTGTATTAAACCATAGGTTTTCCAAGTAAGAGGCTTAAGGGTTAAAAAAGTCTTGAAGCTAAGCAGTtaggcaaataaataaaacatttggccATGAACATGATGCAATTCACTTTGACTTACCTCCAGTTCTTTCTTCGCTTTTCCAGTTACATCCCGATTGTGGTAGTCATCGCAAAAAATGttccacaaacatggccgtgcCTCGTACTCATCTATTAGGTTGCATATCAAACTACTACTCCACTTCTCGTTGTctggttttttagcttttttagcttttctcactttctcgCTTTCAGCGTCACTGTCGTCCGAATATTcgtccaaattattgttttgttgttcctcACAGGACGATGGCAAACTTGCGGTAGCCATATTGCATTGAGCCCGCCTTGGTTACCCCCgctgaccgaaaaactatcatgcactatcatccgctcggtcaaacggaaaaaactgtcatgaactatcatgtcgaatttgaacatgtccaaactgcatgatagttgatgatagtgaatgatagttcgtgttcaaacgtgcgtgatagttgaaactatcatcaactatcatcaactatcatgaccgtttgaacgggcctttaaggacggtgcctactattgttattgcgcataccttctgcgcatctcaagatactcagatttcctatcggaaaaaggaagagaggtagcatttgtgagcgattagCTTACTAAaaagccgacgacgattgttctttagtaggtatgacagacaaatccgacgaaaGGGGGGGACACCATTttccgagggggcgggaatttgaacgatccaatcttcaaaagttcaactGCCCgggcttttccccctcccccccccccccgggggggatgttgaagtttcgagttgatcggtgcaTAATTCTAAAAACCGAAAAGGGACTAATCCACCCTCTTCCAAGAGAAAGCAACCTTCTCCACTTTTTCCCTACTGTTCCTGTAGTGTCCTCCAAAAACCAAccttaaatttgatttgatataACTTTGAGTTAATTTAGGAggacctctcggagcagagagcgtctgggaattgaacccgggccacactggtggaagggcaagcgagtgctctcaccactgcgctatccctgcCTCCCCCTCCCtaacttttgaataaatttttgtATAGATGCCTTCTAGAAATCGGGGCCCAGttgctcaaaagccgattaacgctaatcctaggttaaaaattaacaa from Montipora capricornis isolate CH-2021 chromosome 12, ASM3666992v2, whole genome shotgun sequence encodes the following:
- the LOC138027126 gene encoding fasciculation and elongation protein zeta-1-like; translation: MAGSEDRNPPDEDNEWTDFSSNSSKSDTFDSLPSGLRSFDPISVITTLIACFPQQSNSTLSDRSLDEESRKSVADNRILDRVDPSLEIYGDPLFWRGSKSEEKYFSALRLSPYDCQNQPLPWKLKEDTLFASTRTFDFHKFAENFRTNPTSQQWNTKNSNGLAGDVVLSKSPDPLSHSTDSDSENEDEIFLVFRGKPNSRVSSFDECQAASGLAELSNGELFDLKQEMAAYVKEYSDVLVEELTMREELEREKEIKNKFISTLLAVQCRIRDLEAGQGKSKKGSSANSAKYLTTKIPYDDFDGGPSTKVLLQLIEIMEALIADSPIVPGLLTEYILKVLCAED